The stretch of DNA GCTGTTCTCGAAGTCGATCGGGTTGACCTTGTGCGGCATCGTCGAGGAGCCGGTCTCGCCCTCGACGGCCTCCTGGCCGAGGTAGCGGTCCGAGACGTACAGCCACACGTCGAGGTCGAGGTCCAGCAGGACGTTGTTGGCTCCCCGCAGCGCGTCGAACAGCGTCGCCAGGTCGTCACAGGGGTTGACCTGCGTCGTCAGCGGCTCGTGGTCGAGGCCCAGCGAGTCCACGAACGACGCGGCGAACGCGGGCCAGTCCACGTCGGGATAGGCCGCGTGGTGGGCGGCGTAGGTGCCCGACGCGCCGGCGAGCTTGCCCGACAGATCGCCGGCCGCTCGCTCGATCCGTCCGATCGCCCGCCCCAGCCGCGAGGCGTAGACGGCCATCTCCTTGCCGAAGGTGGTCGGCGTCGCGGGCTGGCCGTGCGTGCGGGCGAGCATCGGCACGTCGCCGTAGTCGTGGGCCATCTCGACCAGGGTGTCCCGGATCTCGCGGAGTTCCGGCACCAGCACGTCCTCGACGGCGGGCTTGACGAGCAGCCTGTGAGCGAGGTTGTTCACGTCCTCGCTGGTCAGTCCGAAGTGGATCCAGTTGTCGGCGTCGAGGCCGTCGGGCGACCGCAGGCGGATGAAGTACTCGACGGCCTTCACGTCGTGGTTGGTCGCGCTGTACTCGCCGTACCCCTCGGTCTCCAGGGTCTTGACGACGCTCGCGTCCTCGTCGTCGAACGACTCGTAACAGTCCCGCAACGCTGCGCGCTGGTCGGCGGTGACCGTCAGCGGCGTCGCGTCGAGGTCGGCCAGCGCGAGCAGGTACTCGACTTCGACCTGCACGCGGGCGCGCATCAGCGCCCGCTCGCTTGCGTACGGGACGAGCGGCTCGGTGTAACGGGCGTACCGGCCGTCGAGCGGCGAGACGGCGGTGAGTGGCCCTCGCTCTGTCATACGAGGGGGTCCGCGGACCCGGCGAAAAAGGGTGTCGCTCTACGCTTCGCTGCCGTTGGCCTCGTGGTAGTGGGACTGGTAGCGCTGCAGTTTCCGGTAGAGGACGTAGCCGACGCTGGCGTCGAAGACGATCACGAACCCGACGAAGACGAGCCCGTTCCAGAACGGGAGGAGCTGTGGCAGGTACGTCACCGACGTGTTGTAGAACGCGTGGATGACCGCCGCGATCACCAGACCCTTGACGACGATTGGGCCGGCGTCGTCTGGGTTGAACTTCGCCAGGCCGAGGTAGTAGCCCGCGAACGCCGAGTAGAGGACGTGACCGGGGCCGACGAACGCTCTGCTGGTCGCCGTCCGGAGCGCAGCGCCGATCGGGCTGGCGTCCTGCGCCGAGACGGCCTGCGTGTACCCCTGTGAGATGTACAGCGCGTTCTCGATGGTGGCAAAGCCCAGGCCGGCGACGGCACCGTAGACCATCCCGTCGACGACGGCGTCCATCGTGTCGAAGGCCCCGATCCGGATGCCCAGCCACTTCACCGTCTCCTCGATCGGGCCGACGACGAGGAAGAAGTACAGCACCATCCCGACGACGGGGACCCAGGAGAACACCGGCCGCAACAGCGTGTTCACGAGCGCGGCGATGCTGGCGAACAGGATCGAGAGGATGAACACGATCGCGAGTGTCTCGACCGGTTCGCGCATCGTCGGGTCGTCGTACCAGACGTACCCGACGATGGCGAGCGCCGGGAGCGCAGACAGCAGGCCGAGGACGCCGAGTTCGGGCTGTCGGACGGCCAGGAAGACGGTTCCCGCGAGCTGTGCGACGAACAGGACCAGCGCCAGCAGGACGAGGAGCCACCGCCGGGAGGCGTGGAGGAGCCCGTGGAGGCTCACCGCCGCCCGATCGAGCGCCGAGCGCGGTTCCCACTCCGCCACGTCGTAGAGGTCGGTCGAACCGGACAGTCCAGCTGCGACCGGATCGGTGTTGTCGTCGGACACGCCCGGACTCTCTCGATCCGCACAATTTAGCGTTTCGGGACCGCTACCCGAGCCAGCCGTAGTCCGCCCGTGCGTCGCCGAACCGTCCGTCCGGCGGGTCGTGGCGGTAGACGTCCTGGCCGAGCGCGACCCACGCCAGGCCGTAGGTGAGCGCCGCCCACGCCGAGATGTCGAACCCGAGGAAGGCGACGGTCCCGACGGCGAGCAGGACCCCCAGCCACGGCGGCTGGATGCGGGTCCGGAGCAGCCCGACGCTCACGAGGGCGGACCCCGCGACCAGCGCCAGCACGCCCAGCCCGACGACGGCCTCGCCGCCGCCCCCGACCACGCGGAGGACCTGTCCGGCGGCGAAGCCGACGCCGCCGAGCGCGCCGAGCCACGCCCCGCCGGTCCCGGGCCGCTTCAGCCGCGCGCCGTAGAACGTCTCGACGGCGTAGTGGCCGGCGACCACGCCGAGCGCGGAGAGTGCCACGGCGAGCCGGATCGCGTCGGTCTCGCGGCCGGTGACCCCGAGCGCCACGGCCCACCCGACCCAGACGAGCCCGCCGACGGCGGCGACCGCACCGGCGCGCTGGCTACGGAGCTTCGACATAGGCGTGACTGGTGGGGCCGCCTACATAGGCACACCGAAGCGGGCACGGACCCCACCGCCCTGGCAGTGTGCAACGGCTGTGAGCCCCGCGCTCGTCACCACACCCGTTTCGCAACTACTTTGCGCACCGGCCGCCCGCTCTCCGATATGAAACTCGCTGGGATGGCCAGCAACCGTGGCCGGAACCTGCTGAACATCGCCGACCGGAGCCCGGGTGGGGCGGAGTTCGCGGTCGTGCTGACGAACGACGCCGACGCGCCCGTCCTGGAGGACGCGGCCGAGCGCGGCATCCCGACGGAGGTCGTCGAGCGCGACGAGGACGAGAGCCGCGCGGCCCACGAGGAGCGCGTCCTGGACGCGCTCGCGGGGTACGACTTCGACCTCGTGACGCTGGACGGCTACATGCGGGTCCTCGGGGAGACGTTCCTCGACGCCGCGCCGACGACGCTGAACGTCCACCCGTCCCTGCTGCCGAACTTCGCCGGGATGGACCCTCACGAGCAGGTCCTGGACGCGGGCGTGAAGGTGACCGGCTGCACGGTCCACGTCGTCGACGAGACGGTCGACGGCGGGCCGATCGTGACCCAGGAACCCATCCCCGTCTTCGAGGGCGACGACACCGACGACCTGAAGCACCGCGTCCTCTACGAGGGCGAGTTCACGGCCTACCCGCGTGCGATCACGTGGTTCGCCGAGGACCGCGTCGAGGTCGACCTGGACGACGGGACCGTCGCGGTCGACGGCGACGAGGGTGGCAACTTCCCGGCCCGACGGCTGGTCTCCAACGACCGGGCGACGACGCTGCGATACGGGGAGAACCCCCATCAGGACGCGGCGCTGTACACGGACACCACCGTCTCCGAGGCCAGCGTCGTCCACGCCGATCAGCTCAACGAGGGCGCGAAGGCCCTGAGCTACAACAACTACAACGACGCCGACGGGGCGTTGAACCTCATCAAGGAGTTCGACGAGCCGGCCGCGGCGGTCATCAAGCACACCAACCCCGCGGGCTGTGCGACCGCCGACACGCTGGCGGCCGCCTACGAGAAGGCCCTCTCGACGGACCCGATGAGCGCCTTCGGGGGCATCGTCGCGCTGAACCGCGAGTGCGACGCCGCTACCGCCGAGCAGATCATCGACTCGTTCAAGGAGGTCGTCGTCGCGCCCGGCTACACCGACGCCGCGCTGGACGTCCTCTTCGAGAAGGAGAACCTCCGCGTGCTGGACGTCGACGGGGAGTTCGCGGTCACTGACCCGATGACGGAGAAGCCCCTCGTCGGCGGCCGTCTCGTCCAAGCGCGTGACACCCAGCACCTCACGGCCGACGACCTCGAAGTGGTCACCGAGCGCGAGCCGACCGACGAGCAGGTCGAGTCGATGCTGTTCGCGTGGCACACGCTGAAACACGTCAAGTCCAACGGCATCCTCTTCGCGACGGGCACCGAGACGGTCGGCATCGGGATGGGGCAGGTCTCCCGGGTCGACGCCGTCCGGCTCGCCGCGATGAAGGCCGAGGAACACGCCGAGGGCAAGAGCGCCGAGGGGGCCGTGATGGCCTCGGACGCCTTCTTCCCGTTCCCCGACGGCATCGAGGTGGCCGCCGAGGCCGGCATCGAGGCGGTCGTCCAGCCCGGCGGCTCGAAGAACGACGAGAGCGTCGTCGAGGCCGCCGACGAGCACGACATCGCGATGGCGTTCACCGGCCAGCGATCGTTCCGCCACGACTAAGCGGCTCTGGAGCGGCGTCGCTACCATGAGCGACGGACCAGACCGCGAGACGGCGGTTCGGGACGCCGTCGATCGGTCACAGAGCGGTGCTCCCGCGGGCGGCCACGTCATCAGAGACCGGTTCTCGGCCGACGAGATCTTCCAGCGCATCATCGTCGCCGCCGACCACGAGGTGACGGCGACCCGGCGCGAACTCCTCGCCAGCGGCCTCGCGGCGGGGTTCGCCATCACCGTCACGTTCCTGCTGTACGCGTCGCTGTACGCCGCGACCGGCGGGGACCCGATCACGAGCGCGTTACTGTACCCGCTGGGGTTCGTGTTCATCATCCTCGGGGACTACCAGCTGTACACCGAGAACACGCTCCCGCCGGTGGCACTGACGCTAGAGCGACTCGCCAGCCTCCCGGCGCTGTTTCGCATCTGGGGGCTGGTGCTGGTGGCGAACCTCGCGGGCGGGGCCCTCGGGGCGCTCGCGCTCGCTTCGACGGGCGTCCTCTCGGCCGAGGCCGCGCTGGCCGCCGAGGGGTTCGCACGGAAGGCCATCGAGACCCCGTGGTGGACGCTGTTCTCGAAGGCGGTGTTCGCCGGGCTCATCGTCGCCGGCGTCGTCTGGGTGGACTTCTCGCTGCGGGACAGCGTGTCGCGGCTCCTGCTGGTGTACGTCGCCTTCCTGGCGATCCCCTTCGGGAACCTCTATCACGTCGTCGTCTCGGCCACCGAGATGCTCTACCTCGTCCTCGCCGGGGACCTCGGGCTGGTCGTCGGGATCACCCAGTTCGTCCTGCCGGTGTTGCTGGGCAACTCGCTGGGCGGCGTGGTGCTGGTCACCGTCGTCAACTACTTCCAGACGACCGAGCGACGGCTGGAGAACGCCCGCCAGGCCGGGAAGAAGCGCCAGCTCACCGTCCGCGAGTGGCTCCTCGGGCCGATCTCCGACTCCGGGCGCTCGTACGTCCCGGTCGACGGTCACGAGCGCGACTGAGGACGGAACGCATATCCGCCGCCTGCGACTACTCGGACCGTGAGCTGGCTCAGGGAGAACCGCCACTGGCTCCTGTTCGCCGCGACGGTCCTGTCCGGGCTGGGGGCCGCCGGCGTCGCGTTCGTCGGCGTCGTCGCCACCGTCGTGACTCTCGTGACCGGCGGGCCGATCCTCGGCATCGTCGCCGGCTCCGTCCTCGGGACGCTGCTCCTCCTCGGTGTCGCCGTCGTCGCCGGCACGAAACTGGCCTCGACGCTCGCCGGGATGGCGTCGTTCCCGACGAACCGTCGGGCCGCCGACGCCCTCGCGCGCGCCGAGCGGCTCGTCCCGCCGCTGTCGCGGCTCGGACTGGCCGACCGCCTCGCGCCCTCAGTCGAGGAGCGCCGCGCGGAACTCACCCAGCGGTACGTCGACGGCGACCTGACGGAGGCGGCGTTCGAGCGCGAACTGCGGGACCTGCTCGAAGACGCCGACGAGGACGGATCGGGGATGCCGGACCGGGAGGTCGCCGTCGACGCGGCCGACGCCGACGAGCGCGAGGTCGAGGCCGAGAAGCGCTAGTCGCCGGCGACGGTGAACGTCCGGCCGTCGGTGCCGGCCGCGGACCCCTCGAACGACTCGCGGGAGCCGCGCTCGGCCCACCACCGCACGGAGAGGGTCACGTCGTCGTCTCGCCGGTCGGCCTCGCGGACCGCGACGAAGCCGCTGTCCGCGCCGAACCGCTGCCCGATGCCCCGCACCACGCCCCGCTCGAACGCGGGCGGGTACGGGGTCGAACAGCGCA from Haloarcula litorea encodes:
- the purB gene encoding adenylosuccinate lyase, encoding MTERGPLTAVSPLDGRYARYTEPLVPYASERALMRARVQVEVEYLLALADLDATPLTVTADQRAALRDCYESFDDEDASVVKTLETEGYGEYSATNHDVKAVEYFIRLRSPDGLDADNWIHFGLTSEDVNNLAHRLLVKPAVEDVLVPELREIRDTLVEMAHDYGDVPMLARTHGQPATPTTFGKEMAVYASRLGRAIGRIERAAGDLSGKLAGASGTYAAHHAAYPDVDWPAFAASFVDSLGLDHEPLTTQVNPCDDLATLFDALRGANNVLLDLDLDVWLYVSDRYLGQEAVEGETGSSTMPHKVNPIDFENSEGNLSKANSDLVFLGDYVTTSRLQRDLSDSTVKRNVGAAFAHCLVGYGKCQNGLSKVVPNEQVMRADLEDTPEIVGEAVQTILRREGLDDAYERVKSATRGRAVTMEDFRAMYEELDVPESVKAELRAITPASYTGIAGDLADGVDGE
- a CDS encoding PrsW family intramembrane metalloprotease, with amino-acid sequence MSDDNTDPVAAGLSGSTDLYDVAEWEPRSALDRAAVSLHGLLHASRRWLLVLLALVLFVAQLAGTVFLAVRQPELGVLGLLSALPALAIVGYVWYDDPTMREPVETLAIVFILSILFASIAALVNTLLRPVFSWVPVVGMVLYFFLVVGPIEETVKWLGIRIGAFDTMDAVVDGMVYGAVAGLGFATIENALYISQGYTQAVSAQDASPIGAALRTATSRAFVGPGHVLYSAFAGYYLGLAKFNPDDAGPIVVKGLVIAAVIHAFYNTSVTYLPQLLPFWNGLVFVGFVIVFDASVGYVLYRKLQRYQSHYHEANGSEA
- the purH gene encoding bifunctional phosphoribosylaminoimidazolecarboxamide formyltransferase/IMP cyclohydrolase, whose product is MKLAGMASNRGRNLLNIADRSPGGAEFAVVLTNDADAPVLEDAAERGIPTEVVERDEDESRAAHEERVLDALAGYDFDLVTLDGYMRVLGETFLDAAPTTLNVHPSLLPNFAGMDPHEQVLDAGVKVTGCTVHVVDETVDGGPIVTQEPIPVFEGDDTDDLKHRVLYEGEFTAYPRAITWFAEDRVEVDLDDGTVAVDGDEGGNFPARRLVSNDRATTLRYGENPHQDAALYTDTTVSEASVVHADQLNEGAKALSYNNYNDADGALNLIKEFDEPAAAVIKHTNPAGCATADTLAAAYEKALSTDPMSAFGGIVALNRECDAATAEQIIDSFKEVVVAPGYTDAALDVLFEKENLRVLDVDGEFAVTDPMTEKPLVGGRLVQARDTQHLTADDLEVVTEREPTDEQVESMLFAWHTLKHVKSNGILFATGTETVGIGMGQVSRVDAVRLAAMKAEEHAEGKSAEGAVMASDAFFPFPDGIEVAAEAGIEAVVQPGGSKNDESVVEAADEHDIAMAFTGQRSFRHD
- a CDS encoding formate/nitrite transporter family protein; the encoded protein is MSDGPDRETAVRDAVDRSQSGAPAGGHVIRDRFSADEIFQRIIVAADHEVTATRRELLASGLAAGFAITVTFLLYASLYAATGGDPITSALLYPLGFVFIILGDYQLYTENTLPPVALTLERLASLPALFRIWGLVLVANLAGGALGALALASTGVLSAEAALAAEGFARKAIETPWWTLFSKAVFAGLIVAGVVWVDFSLRDSVSRLLLVYVAFLAIPFGNLYHVVVSATEMLYLVLAGDLGLVVGITQFVLPVLLGNSLGGVVLVTVVNYFQTTERRLENARQAGKKRQLTVREWLLGPISDSGRSYVPVDGHERD